From Streptomyces fungicidicus, one genomic window encodes:
- a CDS encoding ABC transporter ATP-binding protein, with translation MSESTTPVLRAEGLVKTHHGEGAPAHAVRGVDLRVARGEFVAITGPSGAGKSTLLHLLGGLQRPDAGSVWLDGERTDGYGEARWAVERRKRIGIVFQFFNLVSDLSVADNVELPALLAGVPPKKARAGRKELLAELGLEGKGRSMPGELSGGEQQRVALARALVNHPPLLLADEPAGSLDSRGTREVMRLLSRFHQRGQTILLVTHDARLASAADRVISFFDGRIADDAALDAGPPPRRAGASGVLELKD, from the coding sequence CCCGGCGCACGCCGTGCGCGGGGTCGACCTGCGGGTGGCGCGCGGCGAGTTCGTGGCGATCACCGGCCCGTCCGGAGCGGGCAAGTCGACCCTGCTGCATCTGCTCGGCGGGCTGCAGCGGCCCGACGCGGGCAGCGTCTGGCTGGACGGCGAGCGCACCGACGGCTACGGCGAGGCCCGCTGGGCGGTGGAGCGCCGCAAGCGGATCGGGATCGTCTTCCAGTTCTTCAACCTCGTCTCCGACCTGTCGGTCGCCGACAACGTGGAGCTGCCCGCGCTGCTCGCCGGGGTGCCGCCGAAGAAGGCGCGCGCCGGGCGGAAGGAGCTGCTCGCCGAGCTCGGTCTCGAAGGCAAGGGGCGCAGCATGCCGGGCGAGCTGTCCGGCGGCGAGCAGCAACGGGTCGCGCTGGCCCGGGCCCTGGTCAACCATCCGCCGCTGCTGCTGGCCGACGAGCCGGCGGGCAGCCTGGACAGCAGGGGCACCCGCGAGGTGATGCGGCTGCTGTCCCGCTTCCATCAGCGCGGGCAGACGATCCTGCTGGTCACCCACGACGCCCGGCTGGCGAGCGCCGCGGACCGGGTGATCAGCTTCTTCGACGGCCGGATCGCCGACGACGCCGCACTCGACGCCGGCCCCCCGCCGCGCCGGGCCGGGGCGTCCGGGGTGCTGGAGCTCAAGGACTGA
- a CDS encoding FtsX-like permease family protein, protein MRATLRWAHSDLRTHRGEALFLVLATAGIVASLLLATALFGYATNPWQRVFTQVRGAHVTLHTTASADAGRLAGLDGVESVAGPYPTAAVTLASQGGRASVELRGVPGKPEVGRPLITSGRWLDPATPDGVVLESRLARALLTAPGDTLTVPGTARRLTVVGVADSAEPRYRPGERSGLVWALPSAVPDPAGQVVGLRLTDPGDTGYAVQRAVTELGAGAIGEVATWQQARAEAQGDNRLLGQVLGLFGLGALLAAGFAVHGAIGTRIRGHLRDISVLKAIGFTPGQVVRVFLIQHLLYALLGALAAAVLTEALGGAVPGRLGDAVDVWQGLPGHTVALFTVPVGAVLFIGATTGLAAWRAGRVPPVPVPRPATAPAGRLTGVARRALGARVPPALVLGWHKAFTRRPRSLGAVGRLALPLLLIVVALSAWTTIDRFHGSPERMGLPTALSVRADSSLGDGGALALLERDPQVAAAYPGVEVAALVPGQTATIALRGLGTHREPYPFTLAEGRAAHGPDEAVAGQGLLDLLHVRVGDWVRMTVGDQPQILHIVGRSIEPENAGRVISTSLDTLRANDPELRPAHYQLRLEPGAEPAAVAERLAAAGRGHLDVHTVTNPADGLSPLRAVVLGLIVVLALIGLIELLTLIGGTVREGERDLLALKAIGLSPRQITAVTVTATAGTALAAVLLATALGLPLAHWLIDAQGRSSGVGAGIAQGPSPVLLLLLGTAAVLGAAALAALPAARAARRRLADTLSAVA, encoded by the coding sequence GTGCGGGCGACCCTGCGCTGGGCGCACTCCGATCTGCGCACGCACCGCGGCGAGGCGCTGTTCCTCGTCCTCGCCACCGCGGGCATCGTCGCGTCCCTGCTACTGGCCACGGCCCTGTTCGGGTACGCCACCAATCCGTGGCAGCGCGTCTTCACCCAGGTGCGCGGGGCGCACGTCACGCTGCACACCACCGCCTCCGCCGACGCGGGGAGGCTGGCGGGGCTGGACGGCGTGGAGTCCGTCGCCGGCCCCTATCCCACGGCCGCGGTCACCCTCGCCTCACAGGGCGGCCGTGCCTCCGTCGAGCTGCGCGGCGTCCCCGGGAAGCCGGAGGTGGGCCGCCCGCTGATCACCTCCGGGCGCTGGCTGGACCCGGCCACCCCGGACGGGGTGGTCCTGGAGAGCCGGCTCGCCCGCGCCCTGCTGACGGCCCCCGGCGACACGCTCACCGTGCCCGGCACGGCACGCAGGCTCACCGTGGTGGGCGTCGCCGACAGCGCCGAACCGCGTTACCGGCCGGGTGAGCGGTCCGGCCTGGTGTGGGCGCTGCCGTCGGCCGTGCCGGACCCGGCCGGCCAGGTGGTCGGGCTGCGGCTGACCGACCCGGGCGACACCGGGTACGCCGTGCAGCGCGCGGTGACCGAACTGGGCGCCGGGGCGATCGGCGAGGTGGCCACCTGGCAGCAGGCGCGTGCCGAGGCGCAGGGCGACAACCGGCTGCTGGGGCAGGTGCTGGGGCTGTTCGGGCTGGGCGCGCTGCTCGCCGCCGGGTTCGCCGTGCACGGGGCGATCGGCACCCGCATCCGGGGGCATCTGCGGGACATCTCGGTCCTCAAGGCGATCGGCTTCACACCCGGCCAGGTCGTACGCGTCTTCCTGATCCAGCACCTCCTCTACGCCCTGCTCGGCGCCCTGGCCGCGGCCGTGCTCACCGAGGCGCTGGGCGGGGCTGTGCCCGGGCGGCTGGGGGACGCGGTCGACGTGTGGCAGGGGCTGCCGGGGCACACCGTGGCGCTGTTCACGGTGCCGGTGGGGGCGGTGCTGTTCATCGGGGCGACCACCGGGCTGGCCGCCTGGCGGGCCGGACGGGTGCCGCCGGTGCCGGTGCCGCGTCCGGCGACGGCCCCGGCCGGCCGGCTGACCGGGGTGGCGCGGCGGGCGCTGGGGGCACGGGTGCCGCCGGCGCTGGTCCTGGGCTGGCACAAGGCGTTCACCCGCCGGCCGCGTTCCCTGGGCGCGGTCGGCAGACTGGCGCTGCCGCTGCTGCTGATCGTCGTGGCGCTGAGCGCCTGGACCACCATCGACCGGTTCCACGGCAGCCCCGAGCGGATGGGACTGCCCACGGCCCTCAGTGTCCGCGCGGACTCCTCACTGGGCGACGGGGGCGCCCTCGCGCTGCTGGAACGCGATCCGCAGGTCGCCGCCGCCTATCCGGGCGTGGAGGTGGCCGCGCTGGTCCCGGGACAGACCGCCACGATCGCGCTGCGCGGGCTGGGCACCCACCGGGAGCCCTACCCGTTCACGCTGGCCGAGGGGCGCGCCGCGCACGGGCCGGACGAGGCGGTGGCCGGGCAGGGTCTGCTCGACCTGCTGCACGTCCGGGTCGGCGACTGGGTGCGGATGACCGTCGGCGACCAGCCGCAGATCCTGCACATCGTCGGCCGCAGCATCGAACCGGAGAACGCCGGCCGGGTCATCTCCACGTCTCTCGACACCCTCCGCGCCAACGACCCGGAGCTGCGGCCGGCCCACTACCAGCTCCGTCTGGAGCCGGGCGCGGAACCGGCCGCGGTCGCCGAGCGGCTGGCCGCGGCGGGGCGGGGCCACCTGGACGTGCACACCGTCACCAACCCGGCCGACGGGCTGTCCCCGCTGCGCGCGGTCGTCCTGGGGCTGATCGTGGTGCTCGCGCTGATCGGTCTGATCGAACTGCTGACGCTGATCGGCGGCACGGTGCGGGAGGGCGAGCGCGACCTGCTGGCGCTCAAGGCCATCGGCCTCTCCCCCCGGCAGATCACCGCCGTGACGGTCACCGCGACCGCCGGTACGGCGCTGGCGGCCGTGCTCCTCGCCACGGCGCTGGGCCTGCCGCTGGCGCACTGGCTGATCGACGCCCAGGGAAGGTCGAGCGGCGTCGGCGCCGGAATCGCCCAGGGGCCCTCCCCCGTGCTCCTGCTGCTGCTCGGCACGGCCGCCGTGCTGGGGGCGGCGGCCCTCGCCGCCCTGCCGGCCGCGCGGGCGGCCCGCCGCCGTCTCGCGGACACGCTGAGCGCGGTGGCCTGA
- the pgi gene encoding glucose-6-phosphate isomerase produces the protein MNADGRTRLNRTPEWTALAKHREELGEVRLRELFAADPGRGTGYTLRVGDLYVDYSKHLVTDDTLRLLRELAVATDVSGLRDAMFRGERINTTEDRAVLHTALRAPRDAVIEVDGENVVPGVHAVLDRMAGFAQQVRSGEWTGHTGRRIRNVVNIGIGGSDLGPAMAYEALRAFTDRDLTVRFVSNVDGADLHEAVRDLDPAETLFIVASKTFTTIETVTNATSARSWLLAALGDEKAVAAHFVALSTNAEKVADFGIDTANMFAFWDWVGGRYSFDSAIGLSLMIAIGPDRFREMLDGFRIVDEHFRTAPAEANAPLLMGLLGIWYNNFHDAQSHAVLPYSHYLSKFTAYLQQLDMESNGKYVGRDGREVEWQTGPVVWGTPGTNGQHAYYQLIHQGTKLIPADFIGFAEPVDGLSDELKAQHDLLMANFFAQTQALAFGKTPDEVRGEGVPEELVPHKTFKGDHPTTTILARELTPSVLGQLVALYEHKVFVQGAVWNIDSFDQWGVELGKVLAKRVEPALTEGADVPGLDASTKALVAAYRELRGRR, from the coding sequence ATGAACGCAGACGGTCGTACCAGGCTCAACCGGACGCCCGAGTGGACCGCACTGGCCAAGCACCGTGAGGAGCTGGGCGAGGTGCGGCTGCGCGAGCTGTTCGCCGCCGACCCCGGCCGCGGCACCGGGTACACCCTCCGGGTCGGTGACCTGTACGTCGACTACTCCAAGCACCTCGTCACCGACGACACCCTGCGGCTGCTGCGCGAGCTGGCCGTCGCCACCGACGTGTCCGGGTTGCGGGACGCCATGTTCCGCGGCGAGAGGATCAACACCACCGAGGACCGGGCCGTGCTGCACACCGCGCTCCGGGCCCCGCGTGACGCGGTGATCGAGGTGGACGGTGAGAACGTCGTCCCCGGCGTGCACGCCGTGCTCGACAGGATGGCCGGCTTCGCGCAGCAGGTCCGTTCCGGCGAGTGGACGGGCCACACCGGCAGGCGCATCCGCAATGTCGTCAACATCGGCATCGGCGGCTCCGACCTCGGCCCGGCGATGGCGTACGAGGCGCTGCGCGCCTTCACCGACCGGGACCTCACCGTCCGCTTCGTCTCCAACGTGGACGGCGCCGATCTGCACGAGGCGGTCCGGGACCTGGACCCGGCGGAGACGCTGTTCATCGTCGCGTCGAAGACGTTCACCACCATCGAGACGGTCACCAACGCCACCTCCGCGCGGAGCTGGCTGCTCGCGGCGCTGGGTGACGAGAAGGCGGTGGCCGCGCACTTCGTCGCGCTGTCGACCAACGCGGAGAAGGTCGCGGACTTCGGCATCGACACGGCGAACATGTTCGCGTTCTGGGACTGGGTCGGCGGACGCTACTCCTTCGACTCGGCGATCGGCCTGTCGCTGATGATCGCCATCGGCCCGGACCGCTTCCGGGAGATGCTCGACGGGTTCCGGATCGTCGACGAGCACTTCCGCACCGCGCCCGCCGAGGCCAACGCCCCGCTCCTGATGGGCCTGCTGGGCATCTGGTACAACAACTTCCACGACGCGCAGTCCCACGCGGTACTGCCGTACTCGCACTACCTGTCGAAGTTCACCGCCTACCTCCAGCAGCTCGACATGGAGTCCAACGGCAAGTACGTCGGCCGGGACGGACGCGAGGTGGAGTGGCAGACCGGCCCGGTGGTGTGGGGCACGCCCGGCACCAACGGGCAGCACGCCTACTACCAGTTGATCCACCAGGGCACGAAGCTGATCCCCGCCGACTTCATCGGCTTCGCCGAGCCCGTCGACGGGCTGAGCGACGAACTCAAGGCCCAGCACGACCTGTTGATGGCCAACTTCTTCGCCCAGACGCAGGCGCTCGCCTTCGGCAAGACCCCGGACGAGGTGCGCGGCGAAGGCGTGCCGGAGGAACTGGTCCCGCACAAGACGTTCAAGGGCGACCACCCCACCACCACGATCCTCGCGCGCGAGCTCACCCCGTCCGTGCTCGGGCAGCTCGTTGCGCTGTACGAGCACAAGGTGTTCGTGCAGGGCGCGGTCTGGAACATCGACTCCTTCGACCAGTGGGGCGTCGAACTCGGCAAGGTCCTCGCCAAGCGCGTCGAGCCCGCCCTCACCGAGGGCGCGGACGTGCCGGGCCTGGACGCCTCCACCAAGGCCCTGGTGGCCGCCTACCGGGAGCTGCGCGGACGGCGCTGA
- a CDS encoding RNA polymerase-binding protein RbpA yields the protein MASGNAIRGSRVGAGPMGEAERGESAPRLRISFWCSNGHETQPSFASDAQVPDTWDCPRCGFPAGQDRDNPPDPPRTEPYKTHLAYVRERRSDADGEAILAEALAKLRGEI from the coding sequence GTGGCAAGTGGCAACGCGATCCGGGGAAGCCGGGTCGGGGCGGGGCCGATGGGTGAGGCGGAGCGCGGCGAGTCCGCGCCCCGGCTGCGCATCTCCTTCTGGTGCTCCAACGGGCACGAGACACAGCCGAGCTTCGCGAGCGACGCGCAGGTGCCCGATACCTGGGACTGCCCCCGCTGCGGATTCCCGGCCGGACAGGACCGCGACAACCCCCCGGACCCGCCGCGCACCGAGCCCTACAAGACGCACCTCGCCTATGTGCGGGAGCGGCGCAGCGACGCCGACGGCGAGGCGATCCTCGCCGAGGCGCTCGCCAAACTGCGGGGCGAGATCTAG
- the secG gene encoding preprotein translocase subunit SecG, producing the protein MGFSIALIVFSLLLMLLVLMHKGKGGGLSDMFGGGMQSSVGGSSVAERNLDRITLVVGLLWFACIVVLGITMKINN; encoded by the coding sequence CTGGGGTTCTCCATCGCCCTGATCGTCTTCAGCCTGCTGCTGATGCTGCTGGTGCTGATGCACAAGGGAAAGGGCGGCGGCCTCTCCGACATGTTCGGTGGCGGCATGCAGTCCTCCGTCGGCGGCTCCTCGGTCGCCGAGCGCAACCTCGACCGGATCACCCTCGTGGTCGGTCTGCTCTGGTTCGCGTGCATTGTCGTGCTCGGCATCACCATGAAGATCAACAACTGA
- the tpiA gene encoding triose-phosphate isomerase, producing MTTRTPLMAGNWKMNLNHLEAIAHVQKLAFALADKDYEAVEVAVLPPFTDLRSVQTLVDGDKLRITYGAQDISAHDGGAYTGEISGPMLAKLKCTFVAVGHSERRQYHAETDEIVNAKVKAAYKHGITPILCVGEELEVREAGNHVAHTLAQVEGGLKDLPAEQAETIVIAYEPVWAIGTGKVCGAEDAQEVCAAIRGKLAGLYGQELADKVRIQYGGSVKSGNVAEIMAQADIDGALVGGASLDADEFVKIIRFRDQ from the coding sequence ATGACCACCCGCACGCCGCTGATGGCGGGCAACTGGAAGATGAACCTCAACCACCTCGAGGCCATCGCCCACGTCCAGAAGCTCGCCTTCGCCCTGGCCGACAAGGACTACGAGGCCGTCGAGGTCGCCGTCCTGCCGCCCTTCACCGACCTGCGCTCCGTCCAGACCCTGGTCGACGGCGACAAGCTGCGGATCACCTACGGCGCCCAGGACATCTCCGCGCACGACGGCGGCGCCTACACCGGCGAGATCTCCGGTCCCATGCTGGCCAAGCTGAAGTGCACCTTCGTCGCGGTCGGCCACTCGGAGCGGCGGCAGTACCACGCCGAGACCGACGAGATCGTGAACGCCAAGGTGAAGGCCGCCTACAAGCACGGCATCACCCCCATCCTGTGCGTCGGCGAGGAGCTGGAGGTCCGCGAGGCGGGCAACCACGTCGCCCACACCCTCGCCCAGGTCGAGGGCGGTCTGAAGGACCTCCCGGCCGAGCAGGCCGAGACGATCGTGATCGCCTACGAGCCGGTGTGGGCCATCGGCACCGGCAAGGTCTGCGGCGCCGAGGACGCCCAGGAGGTCTGCGCCGCCATCCGCGGCAAGCTCGCCGGGCTGTACGGCCAGGAGCTGGCCGACAAGGTCCGCATCCAGTACGGCGGCTCGGTCAAGTCCGGCAACGTCGCCGAGATCATGGCGCAGGCCGACATCGACGGCGCCCTGGTCGGCGGCGCCTCGCTGGACGCCGACGAGTTCGTCAAGATCATTCGTTTCCGCGACCAGTGA